The sequence CTCGATGTCGAAGAACATGCGGATCGGCTCGCCATGACCGCGACCGCCGGGCAGCTTGGAAGCATCGAGTGTGTAGAACTTGCCGTTGCCGGCAAAGATCAGAATTTTGGCCGTGGTCTCGGTCTGGAACGCAAATTTCAGACTATCGTCGGTCTTGAACGAGACGCCGGACAGATCGAACTGGTGGCCGCGCAGCGCGCGGATCCAACCCTTTTCCGACACCACGACCGTAATCGGCTCGCGCACGGCAAGCGCCTCTTCGATGGCGGCCTCGTCATGTTCGGGCGCCGTCGAAAAATCCGTGCGACGCTTGCCGAGCTCGGTCTTCGGACCGAACTGGGTTTTCAGTTCCTTGACCTGCGCAGCAATGGTTTTCCATTGCATGTCGGTCGAGCCGATGAGTTTCTTCAGGCCGGCACGCTCTTCGTTGAGCTTCTTCTCTTCGCCGCGGATTTCCATTTCCTCGAGCTTGCGCAAGTTGCGCAGGCGCATGTTGAGGATGGCGTCGGCCTGCACCTCGGTGATCTTGAAGGTCTTCATCAGGACGGGCTTGGGCTCGTCCTCGGTACGGATGATCTTGATGACCTTGTCGAGATTCAGATAAGCGACCAGATAGCCACCCAGCACTTCGAGGCGATGCTCGATCTCGGCAAGGCGATGCTTGGAGCGGCGCAGCAATACGTCGCGGCGGTGCTCCAGCCACTCAGTCAGCGCTTCGGCGAGGCCCAGCACCTTAGGGATGCGGCCCTTGACCAATACGTTCATGTTGAGCGGGATGCGCGTTTCCAGCTCGGTGAGCTTGAAAAGCGACTCCATCAGGATGGTGGCGTCGACGGTGCGGGCGCGCGGTTCGATGACCAGACGCACGTCCTCTGCCGATTCATCGCGGATGTCGGCGACCAGCGGCAGCTTGCGCTCGTTGAGCAGCTCGGCCAGCTTCTCCACCAGACGCGACTTCTGCACCAAGTACGGCATCTCGGTGATGACAATGATGTAGGTGCCGCGCGAGCCCTCCTCCACGCCCCACTTGGCACGGACGCGGAACGAGCCGCGGCCGGTATTGTAGGCCTCGGCAATCGCCTCGGGCGGATCGACGATGATGCCACCGGTCGGAAAATCCGGACCCTTGACGTATTTCAGCAAGGTCTTGCTGCGCGCGTTCGGCGTCTCGATCAGATGCAGCGCGGCGTCGGCAAGTTCCGCAATGTTGTGCGGCGGGATCGAGGTCGCCATGCCGACCGCGATGCCCTGCGAACCGTTGGCCAGCAAATTGGGAAACGCCGCCGGCAGCACGATCGGCTCGTCGTTGGAGCCGTCGTAGCTCGGGCGGAAATCGACCGCGTCCTCGTCGAGGCCATCGAGCAGAAGCTTGGCCACTTCGGTGAGGCGCGACTCCGTGTAGCGCATCGCCGCGGCGTTATCGCCGTCGATATTGCCAAAGTTGCCCTGGCCATCGACCAGCGGATAACGCTGCGCGAAATCCTGGGCCAGGCGCACCATGGCGTCGTAGATCGCCTGGTCGCCATGGGGATGGAAGTTGCCCATCACATCGCCGACCACCTTGGCCGACTTCTTGAACGCGGCGCCGGGATCGAGGCGCAGGCTGCGCATCACATGCAGGATGCGACGATGCACTGGCTTCAGGCCATCGCGCGCATCGGGCAACGCCCGGTGCATGATGGTGGACAGTGCATATGCCAGGTAGCGTTCTTCCAGCGCCGACTGCAGCGCAACCGGCTCGACGATGCCGCCCGGCGGGCCGCCGTTATTGGGGGGAATCACTTTTTTTGCCATGCGGCAGGGGATACTGCGACCCGGCGGACCGAACAAGACCCCGGGCGAGCCCGATTCGGTCGATGAACAGCCGATGAATGCCCCGGCCAGCCAATTTTCGAGATTTCTTCTTTATCGTGCGAACCGGGTAGCGACTTCAGGCGTTCCTTGCTGCGGCAATCCGTACCGGAACCACTCGACCCCGTACCGGACTGTGCGAAATGGCCGCCAATGGAGTTGTGATCCATGTCACAGCCGGAACCTTTTGGAATGGCATGATGCAATCATATTTGGCGCCACCATCCCGGCGTCGTCACTCGGAGGAAATACAATGCGCGCTTTGATCCTTTCATCCCTCTTTGCCCTCGGCCTTGGGCTGGCCGGTGCAACGTCCGCCAGCGCCGCGCCGATCGCCGATATCAACGCCGCCGTGGCTGGTCAGGCCATGGTCGATCATGTTCAGTACTATCGGCCTCGCTATCGCCACCGCGTGCGTTGCCATAACGTCCGCGTCTGCCGCATGACGCCGTGGGGCCGTCGCTGCCACTACGAGCGCGTTTGCCGCCGTTGGTAATTCAGTGGCGTGATCGCATGCAAAGGCCCGGTGGCGACGCCGGGCCTTTTCGTTTTCTCAGCACTTATGCCGAGCTACCTGTGTCGATCGCCAACTCTACGGGCAATCGCCACCACAAGCGCAACCACAAGCGCAACCACAATCAAAACGCCCGCGATGACGAATGTGGTCCGCAGACCGGAAATTAATGCGCCTGGGGATGCTGTCGCGATGTCAGCCGCCGCCGTCGAGACCGCAAACACCGCGCCCATCACCGATGCGCCGGTGATGAGTCCCAGATTTCGCGACAGGTTGAGCACGCCGGAAACAACGCCACGCTGATCGGCCCGGACATCCATCATGACGGTCGTGTTGTTGGCCGCCTGGAACAACTGATAACCAGGCGTGAGGATGGCAATTCCGGCGACGTAGCCGGCAAGACCAAACAGCGCCGGCAACACCGACAGTGCGAATGACCCGGCCGCCAGCGCCGCCAGGCCGCCGACAACAACGACGGGCGCGCCCAAATGATCGACAAGGCGGCCAGCCGGAAACCCGGTGAGCACAGAGATGAGCGGACCTATCGACATCACGAGCCCGACACCGGCGGGATCAAGTCCAAGGCCGCGGGCCAGATAAAACGGCCCGACGACGAATGTCGTCATGATCACGGTCGAAACCAGCACATTCATGGCGAGGCTTCGTGCCAGCATGGGTTCACGAAACATGGCGGGCCGGACAAGCGGCGAAGCCACCCTCGCCTCCACGAACACAAAGACACCAATACCGATAACCGACGCCAGCAGCAGACCGGCGTTGAGCGCCGCGAAATGGCCGCGGCCGATCGTCATCGCAAGCGCGTAGGCGGCCAGTGTCAGTGCCAGCAACAATGTCCCAAGACCATCGAAACCGCCGGCGTTTCTCTCCGACCGATCTTTCGGCAAAGCGCGAAAGGCAAGAATGAAAGTCAAAATGCCCAGCGGCACGTTTACGAGAAAGATGGCGGGCCAGCCGAATGCAGCGATCAGAATGCCGCCCAGCGATGGACCGAAGGCCGTGCCGATGGCGGACATCGTCCCGAGCAAGCCCATGGCGCTGCCGGTCCGCTCCTTGGGAACGGTCTCCCCGACAAAGGCCATGGTGAGCGCCATCATGATGGCAGCGCCCAATCCCTGCACAGCCCGCGCCGCGATCAACAGCCAGAGCGACGGCGCCATGCCACAGACACCCGAGGCCACGGTGAACAGCACAATCCCGGCCAGCAGGAGGCGCCGACGGCCGGCCATATCGCCAAGCCGTCCGGCACTGACGATCAAAGTTGTAATGGCGAGCAGATAGGCCAGGACGATCCACTGTACCGCCTGGAAGGATGCGCCAAACGCATCGGCAAAATTCGGCAGAGCGACATTGGCGCTGCTGGTGCCGAGAGATGGCAGCAGCATGGAGAGCGACAGGCTGACCAGCGTCCACAGGACGGGCCCTGCCCGTGTGGCATCTGCGGCTGGTGCTGTATCCCGGTCGGCAATGGTTGTCTTCACGGCGAAATCCGTCTGTTGCGGCCCTCGAACGGGCGCTACAGACCTAGTGCCATTCGTGACAAGGCGGAATGTGCATCGATTGCACTTTATTCGTGCGTTTAGCGCCATGTATGGCGGACCTGTGCTAGGATTGGTCCATGCCGACGCCCGATCTCAACCTGCTGGTCGCCCTCGACGTGCTGCTCACCGAGCGCAGCGTGGCGCGCGCCGCCAAACGTCTGCGCTTGAGCCCATCGGCCATGAGCCGAGCGCTGGCGCGCTTGCGCGAGACAACGGGCGATCCGCTGCTGGTGCGGGCCGGCCGAGGCCTCGTCCCCACGCCGCGGGCGCTGGACATGCGCGAGCGCGTCGCCACGCTGGTGCAGAATGGGCAAGCCGTTCTTCGCCCGGTCGAGGCACTCGACCTCAAGAGACTCGCCTGCGTCTTCACAATTCGAGCGACCGATGGCTTTGCCGAATATGTCGGACCGGCGCTTATTGCCCGTCTCGAGAAGGAAGCACCCGGCGTACGGCTGCGTTTCATGCAAAAGCCGGACAAAGACAGCGCCCCTCTGCGTGAAGGCGTGGTCAACCTGGAAATTGGCGTCATCGGGCCGACAACCGGCCCGGAAATACGGACGCAAGCCTTGTCCCGGGATCGTTTCATCGGTGTTGTGCGTCAAGGCCATGCGCTGACCCGGGGAAAGATCACACCTGAACGCTACGCGGCCGGCCGGCACGTTATGGTATCACGGCGTGGGCTGGATCACGGACCGATCGACGAAGCGCTGAGAGCGCGCGGCCTGGAGCGGCAGGTCGTCACGATCGTCGGCGCGTTTACGACCGCACTTGCACTCGCGCGGGCAACCGACCTAATCGCCAGCGTTCCCGAACAATACACCGCGAATTTGCGCGTCGGGATGTTCGGCTTCCCGCTTCCTGTCCCGACCGACACGATTACCGTTTCGATGCTGTGGCATCCGCGTCTCGATGCGGATCCCGCACAGCGCTGGTTACGGAGCTGCGTCAGAGAAGTTTTTCTGGCGTCGACGTCTGTCGGCGGACAACGTCGGAGGCAACGGAAAGGCTAAGCCACCTTCGGCAGAGCCCGCGCCAGCGCGGCCAGGAAATGCATGCGCTCGTCAGCAAGCTGCATACCGCGCGGCTCCAGCACATGGCGTGCCAGGAAAAAACCGGTCAGCTTGAAGCCGTCGTCGAGATCGCTTCCATTGGGGCTCACGCGCGCGTCGATCAGGAAGGCCGGCAGTTTGAACATGCGGTCGGCATAAGGCGCCCCCGCCTCGCGCGACACCGCACGGCCTGACCTCGGAGACACATAGATCAGGTCCTCCGTGGCGCCGGTCGCGGCGCATTCTTCCAGATCGAGGCCGAAGCCAAGTTCCGACAAAAGCTGCATCTCAAAGCGAGCCACCTCCGGCGCCGCCCAGGCCGCATCCTCAAGCCGGTCAAGGATCGTCTCGAATT comes from Undibacter mobilis and encodes:
- the parC gene encoding DNA topoisomerase IV subunit A: MAKKVIPPNNGGPPGGIVEPVALQSALEERYLAYALSTIMHRALPDARDGLKPVHRRILHVMRSLRLDPGAAFKKSAKVVGDVMGNFHPHGDQAIYDAMVRLAQDFAQRYPLVDGQGNFGNIDGDNAAAMRYTESRLTEVAKLLLDGLDEDAVDFRPSYDGSNDEPIVLPAAFPNLLANGSQGIAVGMATSIPPHNIAELADAALHLIETPNARSKTLLKYVKGPDFPTGGIIVDPPEAIAEAYNTGRGSFRVRAKWGVEEGSRGTYIIVITEMPYLVQKSRLVEKLAELLNERKLPLVADIRDESAEDVRLVIEPRARTVDATILMESLFKLTELETRIPLNMNVLVKGRIPKVLGLAEALTEWLEHRRDVLLRRSKHRLAEIEHRLEVLGGYLVAYLNLDKVIKIIRTEDEPKPVLMKTFKITEVQADAILNMRLRNLRKLEEMEIRGEEKKLNEERAGLKKLIGSTDMQWKTIAAQVKELKTQFGPKTELGKRRTDFSTAPEHDEAAIEEALAVREPITVVVSEKGWIRALRGHQFDLSGVSFKTDDSLKFAFQTETTAKILIFAGNGKFYTLDASKLPGGRGHGEPIRMFFDIEADADIVAGLAFQGGRKFVVASYEGNGFVVPEDECLGTTRKGKQVLNLKAPDKAAALNVVDGDTVAVIGENRKMVVFRLDQVPEMTKGRGVRLQRYLQKGLSDLTTFKATDGLSWVDGAGRTQTLSMKDLKDWRGNRADAGRIAQGLPKNNKFKGAPTAKKTEE
- a CDS encoding MFS transporter, whose protein sequence is MKTTIADRDTAPAADATRAGPVLWTLVSLSLSMLLPSLGTSSANVALPNFADAFGASFQAVQWIVLAYLLAITTLIVSAGRLGDMAGRRRLLLAGIVLFTVASGVCGMAPSLWLLIAARAVQGLGAAIMMALTMAFVGETVPKERTGSAMGLLGTMSAIGTAFGPSLGGILIAAFGWPAIFLVNVPLGILTFILAFRALPKDRSERNAGGFDGLGTLLLALTLAAYALAMTIGRGHFAALNAGLLLASVIGIGVFVFVEARVASPLVRPAMFREPMLARSLAMNVLVSTVIMTTFVVGPFYLARGLGLDPAGVGLVMSIGPLISVLTGFPAGRLVDHLGAPVVVVGGLAALAAGSFALSVLPALFGLAGYVAGIAILTPGYQLFQAANNTTVMMDVRADQRGVVSGVLNLSRNLGLITGASVMGAVFAVSTAAADIATASPGALISGLRTTFVIAGVLIVVALVVALVVAIARRVGDRHR
- a CDS encoding LysR family transcriptional regulator, with the protein product MPTPDLNLLVALDVLLTERSVARAAKRLRLSPSAMSRALARLRETTGDPLLVRAGRGLVPTPRALDMRERVATLVQNGQAVLRPVEALDLKRLACVFTIRATDGFAEYVGPALIARLEKEAPGVRLRFMQKPDKDSAPLREGVVNLEIGVIGPTTGPEIRTQALSRDRFIGVVRQGHALTRGKITPERYAAGRHVMVSRRGLDHGPIDEALRARGLERQVVTIVGAFTTALALARATDLIASVPEQYTANLRVGMFGFPLPVPTDTITVSMLWHPRLDADPAQRWLRSCVREVFLASTSVGGQRRRQRKG
- the recO gene encoding DNA repair protein RecO, encoding MQWTDEGIVIGVRRHGEASAILELMTREHGRHVGMVRGGFGTRMKPVLQPGNSVSATWRARLEDHMGNYTIEPLRQRASDYFGSPHAIYGVSHLAALMRLLPERDPHEGLFNEFETILDRLEDAAWAAPEVARFEMQLLSELGFGLDLEECAATGATEDLIYVSPRSGRAVSREAGAPYADRMFKLPAFLIDARVSPNGSDLDDGFKLTGFFLARHVLEPRGMQLADERMHFLAALARALPKVA